A portion of the Glycine max cultivar Williams 82 chromosome 10, Glycine_max_v4.0, whole genome shotgun sequence genome contains these proteins:
- the LOC100790364 gene encoding beta-fructofuranosidase, insoluble isoenzyme 1 produces MALPICLTVIAIFTLCCVINCNNGVEAFHDIYPDLQSISARSVSKLQRTGYHFQPRKNWINDPNGPMYYNGIYHLFYQYNPKGAVWGNIVWGHAVSKDLINWKELEPALYPSKPFDKYGVWSGSATVLPGKGPVILYTGVIDKQSNEVQLYAIPENKSDPFLRKWVKPKAFNPIVVADHSMNASVFRDPTTAWWSKDGHWRMLIGGRRKDRGMAYLYRSKDFVKWIQAKHPIHSAASTGMWECPDFYPVSLKGKNGLDISVVGSSSIKHVLKNSLDLTRYEYYTIGTYFKNKDKYIPDNTSEDGWGGLRYDYGNFYASKSFFDPSKNRRILWAWANESDSKEDDVKKGWAGIQSIPRTVWLDYGGKQLVQWPVEELNSLRKKEVKISHQKLKKGQHVEVKGITAAQADVEVTFSFSSLDRAEPFDSRWVNAQDLCSQKGSKVQGGVGPFGLLTLASEKLEEFTPVFFRIFKAPNKHVILMCSDARSSSLKRELYKPSFAGFVNVDLAKNKKLSLKSLIDHSVVESFGAGGRTNILSRVYPTLAIKKKAHLFVFNNGTEHITVEYLKAWSMKSARRN; encoded by the exons ATGGCTCTTCCAATTTGTCTCACCGTTATTGCAATTTTCACCCTTTGTTGTGTCATTAATTGTAACAATGGCGTTGAAGCGTTTCATGACATATACCCGGATCTTCAATCCATTTCAGCACGTTCGGTGAGCAAACTTCAGAGAACTGGATACCATTTTCAACCTCGTAAGAATTGGATCAATG ATCCAAATG GGCCCATGTACTACAATGGAATCTACCATCTATTTTACCAATACAACCCAAAAGGAGCAGTTTGGGGCAACATAGTGTGGGGACACGCAGTATCAAAGGACCTCATCAATTGGAAAGAACTTGAACCTGCCCTATACCCATCAAAACCCTTTGACAAATACGGGGTTTGGTCCGGGTCAGCCACTGTACTCCCGGGTAAAGGACCCGTAATCCTTTATACTGGAGTCATTGACAAGCAAAGCAATGAGGTCCAATTGTATGCCATACCTGAAAACAAATCCGAcccatttttaagaaaatgggtCAAGCCTAAGGCCTTTAACCCGATTGTGGTCGCGGATCACAGCATGAATGCTAGTGTTTTCCGCGACCCAACCACCGCATGGTGGAGCAAAGATGGACATTGGAGGATGTTGATTGGTGGTAGAAGAAAAGATAGAGGAATGGCCTATTTATATAGAAGTAAGGATTTTGTGAAGTGGATCCAAGCCAAGCACCCGATCCATTCGGCTGCATCCACGGGCATGTGGGAGTGCCCGGATTTTTATCCCGTTTCTTTGAAAGGGAAAAACGGGTTAGACATATCCGTAGTTGGGAGTAGTAGTATTAAGCATGTTCTCAAGAATAGCCTTGACCTTACTAGGTATGAGTACTACACAATTGGAACATACTTCAAAAATAAGGATAAGTATATTCCGGATAACACTTCGGAAGATGGTTGGGGTGGACTTAGATATGATTATGGCAACTTTTATGCTTCCAAGTCATTCTTTGACCCAAGCAAGAATCGAAGGATCTTGTGGGCTTGGGCAAACGAATCAGATTCCAAAGAAGACGATGTTAAGAAAGGATGGGCAGGGATTCAG tCAATTCCTAGAACCGTGTGGCTTGATTATGGTGGGAAACAGTTGGTGCAATGGCCAGTTGAAGAATTAAATAGTCTTAGAAAGAAAGAAGTTAAAATAAGTCACCAAAAGCTTAAGAAGGGACAGCATGTTGAAGTTAAAGGGATTACTGCAGCTCAG GCTGACGTGGAAGTTACCTTCTCATTCTCAAGCTTGGACAGGGCAGAGCCATTTGATTCTAGGTGGGTGAACGCACAGGATCTATGTTCACAAAAGGGTTCAAAGGTTCAAGGTGGGGTTGGGCCATTTGGGCTTTTGACTTTGGCTTCAGAAAAATTGGAGGAGTTTACTCCAGTGTTCTTCAGAATTTTTAAAGCTCCAAACAAGCACGTGATTCTCATGTGCTCCGATGCAAGAAG TTCCTCTTTGAAGAGAGAATTGTACAAGCCATCATTTGCAGGCTTTGTGAATGTGGATTTagccaaaaataaaaagctCTCTCTCAAGAGTTTG ATTGATCACTCAGTAGTGGAGAGTTTTGGAGCCGGAGGAAGAACAAACATCTTGTCTAGGGTTTATCCTACCCTAGCAATAAAGAAAAAAGCTCATTTGTTTGTGTTCAATAACGGTACTGAGCATATCACCGTGGAATACCTAAAAGCATGGAGCATGAAATCTGCACGTCGAAACTAA
- the LOC100798808 gene encoding uncharacterized protein yields the protein MMACSSSTMQSVYPRVSGANFHVPLSSPSLVPIYNNNLSFSKLRNSIHLAAVPLPPLTKASAGNGGPTDEGVSLGTMKLPLDTDLQRFDSLLFQWANSLCQGANLPLPVPLKVDKIPGGARLGFITIGDGKTEVLVHIDCLVFPPTENSAPIFRAIRNGPLKDKAPPGEPRIMRSLLQALQKSVEIARL from the exons ATGATGGCATGCAGTAGTAGCACAATGCAGAGTGTGTACCCGAGGGTGAGTGGAGCGAATTTCCACGTTCCGCTATCTTCCCCTTCTCTCGTTCCTATTTACAACAACAACCTCTCCTTTTCAAAGCTACGCAATTCAATTCATCTCGCGGCGGTGCCATTGCCGCCGTTAACCAAAGCCTCTGCGGGGAACGGCGGCCCCACCGACGAGGGAGTGTCTTTAGGGACGATGAAGCTTCCTTTGGACACTGACCTCCAGAGATTCGATTCCTTGCTCTTTCAG TGGGCAAACAGCCTTTGCCAGGGAGCCAATCTGCCCCTTCCCGTGCCTCTCAAG GTGGACAAAATACCTGGTGGAGCTAGACTGGGTTTTATCACCATTGGAGATGGGAAAACTGAAGTTCTTGTGCATATTGATTGCTTGGTTTTTCCACCTACTGAGAATTCTGCTCCAATTTTTCGTGCCATTAGAAATGGTCCCTTGAAGGATAAGGCACCACCAGGTGAGCCCAGAATCATGAGAAGCCTTCTTCAAGCTCTTCAGAAGTCCGTTGAAATCGCCAGATTGTGA
- the LOC100791257 gene encoding uncharacterized protein: MDPSHPFLSFEGIVINTPFYSSFTLPNATERERERNQKNKPTRDHVLPHHLTHHYTIAMVEPKSRTVGDTERSWCRAVRGGTGIAVLAFRTSIPPDISMLQTSLRTLQTSHPILRSRLQTNATTFSFLTSPTPSINILTLTLPTNVTDPLTHILELELNRNTWHDSTTEENVFFATLYAGPSTNTWVVALRLHVSACDRTTALLLLRELFTLVEENNNKSLINQYPQEATSLAIEDLLPRGKGKKPMWTRGLDMLKYSLNSFRLTNLKFVDAKNPRFSQVVRLELNQNDTKEVLAGCKLSGIKLCGALVAAGLMAVHCSKRSSRKYGVVTLTDCRSSLEPSLTDKFGFYHSAILNSHEMKGGETLWDLAKRTYEAFANSKKCNKHFSDMADLNFLMCKAIENPGLTPSSSLRTSIMSVFEDTVFDNGGKKQREIGVEDYMGCASVHGVGPSIAIFDTIRDESLDCLCVYPTPLHSREQMIEFVEKMKVILIEATKTCKK; encoded by the exons ATGGATCCCTCAcatccctttctttcttttgaaggCATCGTTATAAATACTCCattctattcttcatttactcTCCCCAACgcaacagagagagagagagagagaaatcagaaaaaCAAACCCACCAGGGACCACGTCCTCCCACACCACCTCACCCATCATTACACTATCGCCATGGTCGAACCAAAGTCCCGAACCGTGGGCGACACCGAGCGAAGCTGGTGCCGAGCCGTCCGCGGCGGCACCGGCATCGCGGTCCTCGCCTTCCGAACCTCAATCCCCCCCGACATCTCCATGCTCCAAACCTCCCTCCGAACACTCCAAACCTCCCACCCGATCCTCAGGTCCCGACTCCAAACCAACGCAACAACATTCTCCTTCCTCACCTCCCCAACCCCTTCCATCAACATCTTAACTCTAACGCTCCCTACTAACGTCACCGACCCCCTCACCCACATCCTCGAGCTCGAGCTCAACCGCAACACGTGGCACGACTCCACCACCGAAGAAAACGTCTTCTTCGCCACCCTCTACGCGGGCCCCAGCACCAACACCTGGGTGGTCGCACTGAGGCTCCATGTCTCCGCGTGTGACCGCACCACCGCGCTGCTTCTTCTCAGGGAGTTATTTACCCTCGTGGAAGAGAATAATAATAAGAGTCTCATTAATCAGTATCCTCAGGAAGCAACGAGTTTAGCTATTGAAGATCTATTGCCCCGTGGTAAGGGCAAGAAGCCCATGTGGACGCGCGGGCTTGACATGCTTAAGTACTCGCTCAACTCCTTCAGGCTCACCAACTTGAAGTTCGTCGACGCCAAGAATCCCAGGTTTTCTCAAGTGGTTAGGTTGGAACTCAACCAAAACGACACCAAAGAAGTTCTAGCA GGGTGCAAGTTGAGTGGGATTAAACTGTGTGGAGCACTGGTTGCAGCTGGATTAATGGCTGTCCATTGCTCGAAACGAAGCTCCAGGAAGTATGGGGTTGTAACCCTAACTGATTGCCGATCCAGTCTTGAACCATCTCTCACTGACAAATTTG GATTTTACCACTCTGCCATTCTAAATTCCCACGAGATGAAGGGAGGGGAAACCCTATGGGACTTGGCAAAGAGAACATATGAAGCATTTGCAAACTCAAAGAAATGCAACAAGCACTTCTCGGACATGGCTGACCTAAATTTCTTGATGTGCAAGGCCATAGAGAACCCGGGCTTGACGCCATCGTCATCTTTGAGAACGTCGATCATGTCGGTGTTCGAGGACACGGTGTTCGACAATGGTGGCAAGAAGCAAAGGGAGATTGGGGTGGAGGACTACATGGGTTGCGCCTCCGTGCATGGGGTGGGGCCCTCTATCGCCATTTTTGACACCATTAGAGACGAAAGCTTGGATTGTCTGTGTGTCTATCCGACGCCTTTGCACTCACGGGAGCAAATGATAGAGTTTGTTGAAAAAATGAAGGTTATTCTCATCGAGGCTACAAAGACATGCAAGAAATGA
- the LOC100794571 gene encoding Protein ORANGE-LIKE, chloroplastic-like: protein MTTFSLYSHFLSSKNSIFHAPFKGNNNTKQFTFSKAANLLPLQPRLNVCFSSSKDAGSSDNTPSNFCIIEGPETVEDFMQMQLQEIQDNIKSRRNKIFLLMEEVRRLRVQQRTRRGKKVVNEEGEEEPNEMPDIPSSIPFLPHVTPKTLKKLYLTSISFISAIIVFGGLIAPTLELKLGLGGTSYEDFIRSLHLPLQLSQVDPIVASFSGGAVGVISVLMLIEANNVEQQEKKRCKYCHGTGYLACARCSASGVCLNIDPISVSTASARPLHAPTTTRCPNCSGAGKVMCPTCLCTGMMMASEHDLRIDPFD from the exons ATGACCACTTTTTCTCTCTACTCTCATTTCCTTTCCTCCAAGAACTCTATTTTCCATGCCCCCTTCAAAGGAAACAACAACACCAAGCAATTCACTTTTTCCAAAGCCGCAAATCTCTTGCCGTTGCAGCCACGGTTAAATGTCtgcttttcttcttcaaagGATGCAGGCTCCAGTGACAACACACCGAG CAACTTTTGCATTATTGAGGGGCCAGAGACGGTTGAGGATTTTATGCAGATGCAGCTGCAGGAAATTCAAGACAACATAAAGAGCAGGCGCAATAAGATCTTTCTTCTCATGGAAGAG GTAAGGAGATTACGTGTGCAGCAGCGCACAAGAAGGGGTAAAAAAGTTGTCAATGAAGAGGGAGAGGAGGAACCAAATGAGATGCCGGATATTCCTTCGTCAATTCCTTTTCTTCCTCATGTG ACGCCCAAGACTTTGAAGAAGCTCTATCTGACTAGCATATCATTCATATCTGCAATAATTGTATTTGGTGGGCTTATTGCACCGACG CTGGAGCTAAAATTAGGTCTGGGTGGCACCTCATATGAAGATTTCATAAGAAGCTTGCATTTGCCTTTGCAGCTAAG TCAGGTGGACCCAATTGTGGCGTCCTTCTCTGGTGGGGCTGTTGGTGTGATTTCAGTACTGATGTTGATTGAGGCTAATAATGTTGAGcaacaagagaaaaaaaggtgCAAGTATTGCCATGGAACTG GATACTTGGCCTGTGCTCGGTGTTCTGCAAGTGGTGTATGCTTGAACATTGATCCTATTTCAGTATCTACTGCTTCTGCCAGACCTCTGCATGCTCCTACAACCACAAGGTGTCCAAATTGCTCTGGTGCAGGAAAG GTTATGTGTCCAACCTGCCTTTGCACTGGGATGATGATGGCAAGTGAACATGACCTGCGTATTGATCCATTTGACTAA